A stretch of DNA from Fibrobacter sp. UWB11:
GCACGTGCATCACGAATTTTTTTGTATAAAAGATTAAAATATAAGGACATTGATTTCAAAAAAGATGAATTATATAGACTTTTGAGAGATGATGCTCAATCTCTTCCATATCATGTAGTATACTTAAAAAATGAAATATCAAATGAAAAGATAAATGCTTATTACTTTGGAAAGGATTGTTTTGATTATGCAATAAGTGGTGCAGTATCAGAACGAGACCGAAAAAGATATTATAATGTTCCTTTGATTGGAGAAAGAAAATTATTATACAGTCACCTTAAAGAGATTTTTAGTGGGAATGAAGAATATAGTGACTGTATGCTTCCTTTATATATTTACATACTTGTAAAAAATAAATTTCGCAGATATATTGTCCAAAATGATTCCATAAAGGGATTTTCTTATTTCCAAGAAATTCAATCTCGAAAAAATAAGTATATAAAAAATGTATATAAAAAACTATTTGCATTTATGGCTGTGCAAACGACAATTGGTAATCAACCTATACAAAAATTGGAAATGCGAATTACTCCTGAATATAATTCACCTAAATTAAAAAAAGCTTTGAGAGAATATAATGTTGCTGTCAATGATGATTCGTTAAGGTTGGAAGAAGCGAATGTTATTTACACAAAAAAAGCAAAAGTAGGTTATGTTATTCATTTCCTTAAAAGATCTGAAAAAAATGTGATAAAAAAATAGATAGAGATTTATCATGTCGACATAGTAAATACAGAAAGGATTTGGAGAAGCAGGCGGAGGCAATTGCACAGTTAATTCGTGATAATAGTATGTATGTAAAAGGAGGATTCCGTCCTTATTTTTGCAATAATAAAAAATTTGCTGAAAAAATTAAAAAATGTTCATATATCTATCCAATTGTAGGGATTGACGCTGCTAGTTCAGAATTTGGGTGTCGTCCAGAAGTTTTTGCACCAGTTTTTAGGCGTTTAAGAGCCGTTTCTCGTAAAAATACCTTGGATTCGTTATACGAAAAACATGATATGCAGCTTGGAAGAACTTTTCATGTAGGTGAGGATTTTTATGATATTGTCGATGGATTGCGAGCTATTGATGAATGTATTTTTTTCTTGAATTTTGAAAGTGGTGATCGTATAGGTCATGCTGTATCTTTAGGTATAGATGCATATAGTTATTATAAAACTCGAAACTTTAATATTGTTTTGCCAAGGCAAATTTTACTTGATAATGCAGTATGGCTTCTTAAAAAAATGGAGGAATATTCTATTAATGACTCATATGGCACGAAATATAAATTAAAGGAAATTTTTGAGACTTATTTTCGCACGATTTATAGTAAAATAGATGCATCGATAGAAGATTATTATGCATCTTGGATGTTACGTGGTGATGAACCGTCTCGTACAAAGGATAGTTTGCAATCTGAATGGAAAATATGTGCGAAAAATAATTTTAAGCCTATTCTTAAGCAAATACGCAATAATTCCAAAGCAATGGATCTTTATCAGTATTATCATTATTCAAAAGATGTAAAAGATAAAGGAGAAGAAATTGCTGAATATCAACTTGATGATGGTGATGTACTTGTTATACGTGAAGTTCAAAAGAAAATGCGACAGAAAATTGCGCGTGAGAAAATTGCTATTGAAACTAATCCGACTTCAAATTTGAGGATTACTGATATTGATCGTTATTCAAAACATCCGATAACAGTATTTTATAATAGAGGGTTGAAGCCGAATTATGATCCAGATCAAATAATGGTTTCCATCAACACTGATGACCAAGGTGTTTTTGCGACATCGTTAGAAAAGGAATATGCTTTAATTGCTTGCGCTCTTGAAAAGAAACGTAATGACGATGGTTCTCCGACATATTCGCCCAAGGATATATATAAATGGTTAGATGATGTTCGAGAATCTAGCCTTGTAAGTAGTTTCTTGGATGATGAAATGAGTTAAAAACAAAATAGGCCATCGTTCTTCACGATGACCGTTTTAAATGCTTTAGATCCTTCGACATCGCTCAGGATGACGCTTTCATTTTATGGATTCTCTTCCGCGTTACACTTGGTCGAGAATGACGCCTTGGGCCGCTGATGAAATCTTACTTTATATCAAACTGAACTTTCGGGGCTACGCTTGCTCCAGCGTCAGCGGAGAAGAGGGCTTTCGGGGAGGCGCCTGCGAAACCTGCGACGAGGTTTGTCGGGAACTGGCGAATGGTGGTGTTGTAGGCCTGCACGGTTTCATTGTAGCGCTTGCGTTCCACGGCGATGCGGTTTTCGGCGCCTTCGAGTTGTACGCGGAGTTCTTGGAAGCTCTTGTTGCTCTTGAGATCGGGATAGTTTTCGGAGACGGCCATTAAGCGCTGGAGGGCACCACTGAGGGAGCCTTGCATTTCCTGGAAGCGTTTGAGAGCGGCTTCGTCGTTCATGAGGCTTTCGTCGAGTTTGATGGTTCCGCCCATGCGGCTGCGCATTTCCATGACTTCGGTGAGGGTGCTCTTTTCGAAGTTGGCTTCGCCTTGCACGGTGCTGACGAGATTCGGAATAAGGTCAAAGCGGCGCTGATAGGTGTTTTCGACTTGTGCCCACTGTGCCTTTACGCCTTCTTCGAGGGCGATGATGTTGTTGTAAGTGCTGATGCCTTTTCCTACGATGATTACGAGGACAATAGCGATGATGATGAGAGCTTTTTTCATTGAGACTCCGTTTTTTTTCGATTTACGATGAGTAATATAAAAATTTCGGGATGTGTAAGGAGATTCCCGCTCAGAGGCGGGAATGACAATGCTGATTGTGCGCGGTTCCTTTTCCTGTCTCCCCTACTGCACCACTAGCGATTTTTCGTAGATGTAGTCGATGTCTTCGGGGGTGATTTTTCCGGGGACGAGGTCGAGTTTGGAGTGGTTCGTTTTCATCGCGGCGGCGAACTTGTCTCGCATTTCGCGGGTGACGCTGCATGTGCCGATGAGCTTGCGGAGCATTTCCCTGAATTCTTCGACGTTTTTGAGTCCCAAAAGCGAGAGGATTTTTTCGACGTCTTGCGGAACGAACTTGGCGCAGACTTCGACATAGGCGGCGAGGAAGTATCCGACTGCGGGGCCGTGCGGAACGCCTGCGTGGAGCGTAAGGTCGTAGCTCATTCCATGCGGTACTGCGGTGCTTGTCTGTGCGATGGACATGCCGGCAATTGTCGAGGTTAGCATGAGTTTTTCGTACAAACTTGCATCAATCGGCGCGGCATTTTCAGCAGCATTTCCTGTGGCATTTTGCGCGGCGCTTAGTGCTTCCTTGCTTTCGCCCCAAAGCTTGAGTCCGTATTCCGGGCACATGCGGTTGAATAAATTCGATTTCACGTTGAGGATGCTTTCGACCATGTGGGCTAGCGCATCGACCGCGGTGTTTACAATCAACTGCTTTTTGGCGGAGGCGAGGTATTTGCCATCAACGAGTGCGAGCACGGGGAAAATGACGTGCGGGATGCTCTTCTTGAGATTGATTTTGTGGTTCGTGATGATAGAAACGGGTGTTGCTTCGGAACCGGTTCCGCATGTTGTCGGAACTGCTACAACGGGCGCGTGGTCGAGCGGATGGCTCGGCGCTTTGTGAAGTTCGTCTGCATCAACATCGGGATTCACGAGGAGGAGTGCCACTGCTTTGGCGGCATCGATGGCGGATCCTCCCCCAATGCCGATGATAAAGTCGGCTTTGAATTCACGGGCGGTTTGTGCTGCCTTCCCCACTGTATTTGTTGACGGGTTTTCTTCGACCTCGCTGAAAATCAGGTATGGAATTTCACCTGCGTTCAAGACGTTTGTTACATCGTTCAGTGAACCGTTTGCGGCAGCGGAATTTCGCCCGGTCACAATGAGCGCGCGCTTCCCTACCGCGAGTATATTTTGTGCGTGATTTTTGACGCAGTCTTTTTCGACGTAGATGTCCGTGGGTACAAAAAATCGCATGGTGTTCCTTTGAAAATTACTGCATCAGCCATTCTTTATTGAACCACTGATAAAGTCTTGCTTGTTCGGAGCGGTTCTTGATAAGCCATTGCGCAAATGTCGGGCGGTCAATGGGTTCGCAGATGGTGTAGATAAATGCTTCAACTAATCCTTCGCGGATAAGTCCCTGATAAAATCTCTGGATGGGGTCATCGATTTCGTCGGTGAAGGCGATGAGCTTGATGTTTTTTCTCAGAATGTGGATTAAGAATTCAGTTTGTTCTGCCGAGGAGGAATCCTTGTCGTAGAGTTTGCGCTTGCCGAGTGTGTCTGTCACGAGCATAGTTTGGATGGCGAGCAAAAATTCGTTGTTGACGGTGGAATCACTATCGGTCTGTTTGATTTTGGGTGTGTTCACCTCGACTTTATTGTCTTTCACGAGAACAAATGATTTTGTTCGGCCGTAAAGTCTCGAAAGGTTATCGCGGATGATTTCGGCTTTTTTGGAGATGAACGTGGAATACATCGTATAGGCGTAAAATGCGGGCCACTTGCCGGTTTGACTTGCT
This window harbors:
- a CDS encoding LemA family protein gives rise to the protein MKKALIIIAIVLVIIVGKGISTYNNIIALEEGVKAQWAQVENTYQRRFDLIPNLVSTVQGEANFEKSTLTEVMEMRSRMGGTIKLDESLMNDEAALKRFQEMQGSLSGALQRLMAVSENYPDLKSNKSFQELRVQLEGAENRIAVERKRYNETVQAYNTTIRQFPTNLVAGFAGASPKALFSADAGASVAPKVQFDIK
- a CDS encoding iron-containing alcohol dehydrogenase family protein, translating into MRFFVPTDIYVEKDCVKNHAQNILAVGKRALIVTGRNSAAANGSLNDVTNVLNAGEIPYLIFSEVEENPSTNTVGKAAQTAREFKADFIIGIGGGSAIDAAKAVALLLVNPDVDADELHKAPSHPLDHAPVVAVPTTCGTGSEATPVSIITNHKINLKKSIPHVIFPVLALVDGKYLASAKKQLIVNTAVDALAHMVESILNVKSNLFNRMCPEYGLKLWGESKEALSAAQNATGNAAENAAPIDASLYEKLMLTSTIAGMSIAQTSTAVPHGMSYDLTLHAGVPHGPAVGYFLAAYVEVCAKFVPQDVEKILSLLGLKNVEEFREMLRKLIGTCSVTREMRDKFAAAMKTNHSKLDLVPGKITPEDIDYIYEKSLVVQ
- a CDS encoding lipopolysaccharide assembly protein LapB, whose translation is MKKSIALLFCIATTSIFAASNTANKNADAVERLVNEGVQFHEQGQFDDAIAKYKQAEKKDPKNALVKYEMAFTYHAKRDLNKALTYAKAATKLKTESINENLYSLLGSIYDEKGMPDSALAVYREGFQKTPNSANIPYNATITYMRKNNADSAYAWIKRSINNTRTHEGCYYYAGFLASQTGKWPAFYAYTMYSTFISKKAEIIRDNLSRLYGRTKSFVLVKDNKVEVNTPKIKQTDSDSTVNNEFLLAIQTMLVTDTLGKRKLYDKDSSSAEQTEFLIHILRKNIKLIAFTDEIDDPIQRFYQGLIREGLVEAFIYTICEPIDRPTFAQWLIKNRSEQARLYQWFNKEWLMQ